A genomic window from Fusarium oxysporum Fo47 chromosome VIII, complete sequence includes:
- a CDS encoding uncharacterized protein (of unknown function-domain containing protein), whose product MELLDPATGAALPNDAIQRILFVANAVHVYNIPPLTSTKGYSASTWTAEPQRHIFTARLRVVETAYESESSTNKLKVDAVLEDASSGQLFAAAPYTAPGVVEPVLDSSRFFAVTVRDPQGRKAILGIGFEERSEAFDLSIALQEARKALGWEGEQSKPAATKEKEEHRDYSLKDGETITVSFGGSKFGRRKQQDNSSGSGAGGDLQSFALPPPPAGPSSSGGFSFPPPPSANAVKQQKQSAKDLGFDDGQFGEFA is encoded by the coding sequence ATGGAGCTCCTCGATCCCGCAACAGGCGCTGCCCTCCCCAACGACGCCATCCAGCGCATTCTCTTCGTCGCCAACGCCGTCCATGTCTATAACATTCCTCCTCTTACTTCTACAAAGGGCTACTCTGCCAGTACATGGACCGCCGAACCACAGCGCCATATATTCACTGCCCGTCTGCGCGTCGTCGAGACAGCCTACGAATCCGAGTCGTCAACCAACAAGCTCAAAGTCGATGCGGTGCTGGAGGATGCTTCATCAGGCCAACTCTTCGCCGCAGCGCCTTATACCGCTCCTGGTGTTGTAGAGCCGGTCCTCGATAGCAGCCGCTTCTTTGCAGTGACAGTGCGCGATCCGCAGGGTCGAAAGGCTATCCTGGGTATTGGTTTTGAGGAGAGAAGCGAAGCGTTTGATCTGAGCATTGCGCTTCAGGAAGCGCGAAAGGCGCTAGGCTGGGAGGGCGAACAGAGCAAACCGGCGGCGacgaaggagaaggaggagcatAGAGATTACAGCCTCAAAGATGGCGAGACTATCACTGTGAGCTTTGGCGGATCAAAGTTCGGTAGACGCAAACAACAAGATAACTCATCTGGTtcaggagctggaggtgaTCTTCAGTCATTTGCGCTACCGCCACCACCTGCTGGACCAAGCTCGTCAGGCGGGTTCTCATTCCCACCTCCACCAAGTGCAAATGCTGTTaagcagcagaagcaatCAGCCAAGGATCTTGGATTTGACGACGGACAGTTTGGAGAGTTTGCTTAA